DNA from Doryrhamphus excisus isolate RoL2022-K1 chromosome 19, RoL_Dexc_1.0, whole genome shotgun sequence:
AGATCGGTCTTGAAGTCCTGAGCGATTTCCCTAACCAGACGCTGGAAGGGCAGCTTGCGGATGAGCAGCTCGGTGGACTTCTGGTAACGACGGATCTCCCTGAGAGCCACGGTACCCGGCCTGTAACGGTGAGGCTTCTTGACGCCGCCGGTGGCAGGGGCGCTCTTACGGGCAGCCTTGGTGGCGAGCTGCTTCCTGGGGGCTTTGCCTCCGGTGGATTTACGGGCTGTCTGCTTGGTTCTTGCCATGGCTTTGTGTCAGTTGGGTGTACGGTTCAGCACACGGCGACTGGCTTTTATAGGCATGTCCTAACGTCATGGCGACGCTGATTGGTCCTTTGGGGCTGCGCGTGCAACAGCTGATAAAGCATTGGaggaaatacatttgaaataagCCAATCGGTTTCAAGGGACGCCCGCTTTGGTATGTTGCTATAGTCTTCGTATGAATCAAAACAAAAGACGTATTTCAACACTTAATCTCTTCTTTTTGCTAATAAACCACAATCAAGAAAGAGCAATGAGAAATTCAGCCACtcaaaataaataagataagaaGGCGAAAAGGTTGTTTGATCCAACAATGTGCACTGGTCTGCTTTATCATTTTATTCCAatacaaaatgtataataatgaataatgtacAAGGTACCAGATTCACAGAATGATAACAGTATAAAAGTACAAAggtgtaaaaatgtgtataaagtgtgaaagtcaaataaagtaTAAGATACAAGTGGGCATGAATACTTTTAACCTACAGCACATTTGACATCACCTTGTCTCCAATGTGTCCCAATTTCAGTAGTCTTTTAGTCTCACAAGTAGTTCAGTCTTAAACTATATTTGCAACAAGAAAATAACGCCAATAGCTGTCTGAATGGTGACTTTTTACACCGAGGGCCACGgattaaaaaaatcaagtggTTATATTTTTCTTTGGTTATAGTAAAAGCAGCCTGCATGTAAGTTTTGTGTTCTGGCTTATCAACATTTCAATAAGAAAATGAGCATTGGGTTGTAAATGGCCCAGTACCAGTGCCATAGATTATAAACTATTATAAACTGTATAACACAAtgttgtgttctatggctatatgaaCATGGGACATACCAAAAGAACGAAATGACTCCCGtcatcaaaataatttatttacaaagatAACCTTTTTCACATTTAGGACTAAACTGCGCGTGAGTCAATGTGAGTGGCACTTTATCAAATGAACTTCTGCCCATGTGTGGCCTCATGGAAGTGACCTCTTAttgcctcttgtgcaaaaaaacaaacataagatCTATATATAAATTTTTGGGAGTGAGCCTTCATATATATGTGTCTTTGCTGCTGTTATTGACGGGAGTAGCGTAAGATAAacgttttaaatcatcaaaatacagcaagatactgtaagtatcaTTTATAACAtacttgcatgatcacagcatgtttaTCAAACAATGAAACGCTTCATAGTCTGTGTGTCTcaaatgacgtgcattgtttgctagctcatattaactataTCTGTGGTTATAAATAGACAAAggaaataaatgtttatgttatgcCTAACAGTTGTGaaagatgggcaaaattccagtGCTGAAGCACAGTTCCAcctttagttaaaaaaaaagtaccacttccacatgaccTGAGGTGTGGTATGTTGGCTGCAGTCTGCTAGCTCAGTAGCCAGTGTGAAATTTAATGTAATATCACCTGCGGCATAGAAAGTAATATTGAAAGTTAGACAAGGAAGTAATGTCTACTGTAGTAGCAGCGGAGTTAATGGTAATTAACCATTCAATTTGGAAGGCCAACAGGTCTATTGCTCCATAGATGAAGTGCGTGGTTCTTAAAAGAACCGTTGGTTGGGTGACGATGTCACTGGAAGTCTTTACTTGGAACTGGTGTACTTGGTGACGGCCTTGGTGCCCTCAGACACGGCGTGCTTAGCCAGCTCGCCAGGCAGCAGGAGACGCACGGCAGTCTGGATCTCCCTGGATGTGATGGTGGAGCGCTTGTTATACTGAGCCAGACGGGCCGCCTCCGCAGCGATGCGTTCAAAGATGTCGTTGACAAAGGAATTCATGATGCTCATGGCCTTGGAGGAGATGCCGGTGTCGGGATGCACCTGCTTGAGCACCTTATACACGTAAATGGCGTAGCTttccttcctgctccttttcttcttcctaccGCCCTTCGGGGTGGTCTTAGAGACGGCTTTCTTGGAGCCCTTCTTCGGTGCGGACTTGGCGGGTTCAGGCATTGCTACGATCCTGTTCAGGTTGGTTGCGGAACTGATGAACCTACAATGCGGCAGCCAGTGCTCTTATAGAGGTCGTTATGCAAATTAGAATGCGGCAGTGCttttctctgattggctgaaac
Protein-coding regions in this window:
- the LOC131107155 gene encoding histone H2B-like, translating into MPEPAKSAPKKGSKKAVSKTTPKGGRKKKRSRKESYAIYVYKVLKQVHPDTGISSKAMSIMNSFVNDIFERIAAEAARLAQYNKRSTITSREIQTAVRLLLPGELAKHAVSEGTKAVTKYTSSK